One segment of Panicum virgatum strain AP13 chromosome 1K, P.virgatum_v5, whole genome shotgun sequence DNA contains the following:
- the LOC120704178 gene encoding uncharacterized protein LOC120704178 isoform X2 — protein MAEPGKETIAPPLSPLTSGPAPPVVMEPGGETQTTTPPPPPQEAEPIDGGVASAFDAGLPTAEPARQALPQEKPDADAAAAGQPQQLTTEEGRQPPPTPTDKAEEVVATLPPPSETPSQETAAAAAVEAEKQLPATPAPAPPQQQRPEGGAAEEASSVRQEEKDAAPPVKKQEGEEKLGEEAKRAEPARVVREGRRRWRHLQAAVRLVFLRCSRRAPRGEQSAPPQSPLLGNKGGDTKPPAPAGELPMSRLEEKKPALADEGDMKPPAPVDGKQPASGQEGQVTSSPPPAEASSLEMAAPAAEAGKPLAARPQQQPPQEQEGGGAPEQASSVQEEEKDAAPAARVQEAREEPARRRWRWLRAAVNLLFLRPQRKDTDGEAKPPAPSGKHAVSGLEDKKQTTPAEMPAAADGKQAPPSGQDQEEEKPKPPHPKWREEERLEQILEGAFTRLLASEYHQLSSIRQKCLLTFSVFELASEVKKQVMVYWWASQFNLQHRSDDRSAADVAPPAEMRRSKTLRRRPRKAAAPAAGGNHSPTSSPPQGEAKDGGRNPDAAAEGVFSELSSHGFLEPMKNWCTKGIHGCRVNPLVHWMLKRRARDDGFADLDANGSPAERQPNSSILCLTAGNRYLLQRMRMEDESQQVENKEQPKTRTTTSLHSPTQDNKAPAQDLKNFKGKQVILNLNAHVYPVSKSMFLHLADYLVVLQLGRWRNLDDNTYMEVDGLESLSTISLLKNLRYLSLRGLSRLTELPEGIRWLKKLAILDMRGCQNLVNVSAKITRPLKQLTHLDLTECYMLEHIERGITSLSELQVFKGFVFATGTQGSKACQLQDLRRLKKLQKLTISITTDANIGKNEMAELKHLFSLRKLTIIWSEIPSILHGDSDAVKKRRNDLVEKWTSFELPQELLKLDLRCYPKNELKLKEHKNLKKLYLRGGDLKRFSIDGKTNSIKTLRVRYLKDFNMEWEEIHSLLKDIENVEIVLKDEKLMKDADKDQMDKNDVNGQKDIEEESNLVKPKKISYSCLDENGVWVKDNKEEENRSSMAQATKEKEAHGTMEKSKGPIEDPSTKAASSTVEDVNKDDNNNAIKEQ, from the exons ATGGCGGAGCCTGGCAAAGAAACTATCGCGCCGCCTCTGTCACCGCTTACAAGCGGGCCGGCGCCGCCTGTCGTGATGGAGCCAGGCGGAGAAACTCAAACtaccacaccaccaccacctccgcaaGAAGCCGAGCCCATCGACGGAGGCGTTGCTTCGGCGTTCGACGCCGGACTGCCCACGGCCGAGCCGGCTCGCCAGGCGCTGCCGCAAGAGAAACCTGACGCTGACGCGGCTGCGGCTGGCCAGCCGCAGCAATTGACGACGGAGGAAGGCAGGCAGCCGCCACCTACGCCAACCGATAAGGCGGAGGAAGTGGTGGCCACATTGCCTCCGCCGTCTGAGACGCCGTCGCAggaaacggcggcggcggcggcggttgaagCCGAGAAGCAACTGCCTGCAACTCCTGCACCTGCTCCGCCGCAGCAACAGCGGCCagaaggcggcgcggcggaagaAGCCTCCTCGGTTCGgcaggaggagaaggacgcagcACCACCTGTAAAGAAGCAGGAGGGAGAAGAGAAGCTGGGGGAGGAAGCCAAACGCGCGGAACCTGCAAGGGTGGTGCGGGAGGGACGTCGTCGGTGGCGGCATCTCCAGGCCGCCGTGCGCTTGGTCTTCCTCCGCTGTAGCCGGAGGGCTCCGCGCGGCGAGCAGAGCGCTCCACCACAGTCCCCACTTCTGGGAAACAAAGGAGGCGACAcgaagccgccggcgccggccggcgagctgccGATGTCAAGGCTAGAGGAAAAGAAGCCGGCGCTGGCGGACGAAGGCGATAtgaagccgccggcgccggtggacGGCAAGCAGCCGGCGTCAGGGCAGGAGGGGCAAGTGACCTCATCGCCTCCGCCAGCCGAGGCATCGTCACTGgagatggcggcgccggcggctgagGCCGGCAAACCACTCGCTGCACGACCACAACAGCAGCCGCCGCAGGAgcaagaaggcggcggcgctcccgaaCAAGCCTCCTCTGTccaagaggaggagaaggacgcggcaccggcggcgagggtgcagGAGGCACGAGAGGAGCCGGCGCGTCGTCGGTGGAGATGGCTCCGGGCCGCCGTGAACCTGCTCTTCCTCCGTCCTCAGCGCAAGGACACAGACGGCGAGGCGAAGCCGCCGGCGCCCAGCGGCAAGCACGCCGTGTCAGGGCTGGAGGATAAGAAGCAGACGACGCCGGCGGAAatgccagcggcggcggacggaaAGCAAGCGCCGCCGTCTGGTCAGGATcaggaggaggagaagccgaAGCCGCCCCATCCCAAGTGGCGAGAGGAAGAACGGCTGGAGCAGATCCTCGAGGGTGCTTTCACGAGGCTTCTTGCGTCGGAgtaccaccagctcagcagcaTCAGGCAGAAATGCCTCCTCACCTTCTCCGTCTTCGAGCTCGCGTCCGAGGTGAAGAAGCAGGTCATGGTCTACTGGTGGGCCTCGCAGTTCAACCTGCAGCACCGGAGTGATGATCGATCAGCTGCAGACGTAGCGCCGCCGGCGGagatgagaagaagcaagacCCTGCGTCGGCGGCCGCGTAAAGCTGCAGCTCCTGCTGCCGGCGGAAACCACTCACcgacgtcgtcgccgccgcaggGTGAAGCCAAAGATGGTGGTCGTAATCCTGACGCGGCAGCGGAGGGCGTCTTCTCCGAGCTCTCCAGTCATGGCTTCCTCGAGCCGATGAAGAACTGGTGCACCAAGGGGATCCATGGCTGCAGGGTGAACCCCCTGGTGCACTGGATGCTGAAGCGCCGGGCGAGAGATGATGGATTCGCCGACTTGGACGCGAACGGCAGCCCGGCGGAAAGGCAACCCAATTCCAGCATCCTTTGCCTGACAGCAGGCAACCGTTACTTGCTACAGAGGATGCGCATGGAAGATGAGTCGCAGCAGGTCGAGAACAAAGAGCAACCCAAGACAAGAACAACCACCTCCTTGCACAGCCCAACCCAAGATAATAAGGCTCCAGCCCAG GACCTAAAAAACTTTAAAGGGAAGCAAGTAATCCTCAATCTGAATGCACATGTGTACCCAGTCTCGAAGTCAATGTTCTTGCACCTTGCAGACTACTTGGTTGTGCTGCAACTCGGCCGGTGGCGTAATCTTGATGACAACACATACATGGAGGTGGACGGCCTTGAGTCATTGAGTACTATTAGCTTACTCAAGAACCTCCGGTACCTTAGTCTACGTGGGTTGTCACGGCTAACGGAGCTCCCTGAAGGGATCCGATGGCTTAAGAAACTTGCAATCCTAGACATGCGTGGTTGCCAAAACCTAGTCAATGTGTCAGCAAAGATCACCAGACCTTTGAAGCAGCTTACCCATTTGGACCTCACTGAGTGCTACATGTTGGAACATATTGAACGAGGAATCACCTCGCTCTCAGAGTTGCAGGTGTTTAAGGGCTTTGTGTTTGCAACTGGAACACAAGGGAGTAAGGCATGCCAGTTGCAGGACCTCAGGAGGTTGAAGAAGCTCCAAAAGCTCACCATTAGCATCACCACTGATGCTAACATAGGGAAGAATGAGATGGCAGAGCTTAAGCATCTGTTTAGCCTTCGTAAACTCACAATCATATGGAGTGAGATACCAAGCATATTACATGGTGACTCAGATGCGGTGAAAAAGAGGCGAAACGATCTTGTTGAGAAATGGACTAGCTTTGAGCTACCACAAGAGCTTTTGAAGCTGGATCTTCGATGCTACCCCAAGAATGAGCTAAAACTCAAAGAGCATAAGAATCTCAAGAAGCTCTATTTAAGAGGTGGAGATTTAAAGAGATTTTCCATTGATGGAAAAACAAACTCCATCAAGACATTGCGTGTGAGATACTTAAAAGACTTTAATATGGAATGGGAAGAAATTCATTCATTATTGAAGGATATTGAAAATGTGGAAATTGTGCTTAAGGATGAAAAGCTTATGAAGGATGCGGATAAGGATCAAATGGATAAGAATGACGTGAATGGTCAAAAGGATATAGAGGAAGAGAGTAACCTTGTGAAGCCAAAAAAGATATCATACTCTTGTTTGGATGAGAATGGGGTATGGGTGAAGGATAATAAGGAAGAGGAGAACCGAAGTTCGATGGCACAAGCTACCAAGGAAAAAGAAGCTCATGGTACCATGGAAAAGAGCAAAG GACCTATTGAAGATCCTAGCACTAAAGCTGCATCAAGCACCGTCGAAGATGTTAATAAGGATGACAATAACAATGCTATAAAAGAACAATAA
- the LOC120704178 gene encoding uncharacterized protein LOC120704178 isoform X1: MAEPGKETIAPPLSPLTSGPAPPVVMEPGGETQTTTPPPPPQEAEPIDGGVASAFDAGLPTAEPARQALPQEKPDADAAAAGQPQQLTTEEGRQPPPTPTDKAEEVVATLPPPSETPSQETAAAAAVEAEKQLPATPAPAPPQQQRPEGGAAEEASSVRQEEKDAAPPVKKQEGEEKLGEEAKRAEPARVVREGRRRWRHLQAAVRLVFLRCSRRAPRGEQSAPPQSPLLGNKGGDTKPPAPAGELPMSRLEEKKPALADEGDMKPPAPVDGKQPASGQEGQVTSSPPPAEASSLEMAAPAAEAGKPLAARPQQQPPQEQEGGGAPEQASSVQEEEKDAAPAARVQEAREEPARRRWRWLRAAVNLLFLRPQRKDTDGEAKPPAPSGKHAVSGLEDKKQTTPAEMPAAADGKQAPPSGQDQEEEKPKPPHPKWREEERLEQILEGAFTRLLASEYHQLSSIRQKCLLTFSVFELASEVKKQVMVYWWASQFNLQHRSDDRSAADVAPPAEMRRSKTLRRRPRKAAAPAAGGNHSPTSSPPQGEAKDGGRNPDAAAEGVFSELSSHGFLEPMKNWCTKGIHGCRVNPLVHWMLKRRARDDGFADLDANGSPAERQPNSSILCLTAGNRYLLQRMRMEDESQQVENKEQPKTRTTTSLHSPTQDNKAPAQDLKNFKGKQVILNLNAHVYPVSKSMFLHLADYLVVLQLGRWRNLDDNTYMEVDGLESLSTISLLKNLRYLSLRGLSRLTELPEGIRWLKKLAILDMRGCQNLVNVSAKITRPLKQLTHLDLTECYMLEHIERGITSLSELQVFKGFVFATGTQGSKACQLQDLRRLKKLQKLTISITTDANIGKNEMAELKHLFSLRKLTIIWSEIPSILHGDSDAVKKRRNDLVEKWTSFELPQELLKLDLRCYPKNELKLKEHKNLKKLYLRGGDLKRFSIDGKTNSIKTLRVRYLKDFNMEWEEIHSLLKDIENVEIVLKDEKLMKDADKDQMDKNDVNGQKDIEEESNLVKPKKISYSCLDENGVWVKDNKEEENRSSMAQATKEKEAHGTMEKSKVSGPIEDPSTKAASSTVEDVNKDDNNNAIKEQ, from the exons ATGGCGGAGCCTGGCAAAGAAACTATCGCGCCGCCTCTGTCACCGCTTACAAGCGGGCCGGCGCCGCCTGTCGTGATGGAGCCAGGCGGAGAAACTCAAACtaccacaccaccaccacctccgcaaGAAGCCGAGCCCATCGACGGAGGCGTTGCTTCGGCGTTCGACGCCGGACTGCCCACGGCCGAGCCGGCTCGCCAGGCGCTGCCGCAAGAGAAACCTGACGCTGACGCGGCTGCGGCTGGCCAGCCGCAGCAATTGACGACGGAGGAAGGCAGGCAGCCGCCACCTACGCCAACCGATAAGGCGGAGGAAGTGGTGGCCACATTGCCTCCGCCGTCTGAGACGCCGTCGCAggaaacggcggcggcggcggcggttgaagCCGAGAAGCAACTGCCTGCAACTCCTGCACCTGCTCCGCCGCAGCAACAGCGGCCagaaggcggcgcggcggaagaAGCCTCCTCGGTTCGgcaggaggagaaggacgcagcACCACCTGTAAAGAAGCAGGAGGGAGAAGAGAAGCTGGGGGAGGAAGCCAAACGCGCGGAACCTGCAAGGGTGGTGCGGGAGGGACGTCGTCGGTGGCGGCATCTCCAGGCCGCCGTGCGCTTGGTCTTCCTCCGCTGTAGCCGGAGGGCTCCGCGCGGCGAGCAGAGCGCTCCACCACAGTCCCCACTTCTGGGAAACAAAGGAGGCGACAcgaagccgccggcgccggccggcgagctgccGATGTCAAGGCTAGAGGAAAAGAAGCCGGCGCTGGCGGACGAAGGCGATAtgaagccgccggcgccggtggacGGCAAGCAGCCGGCGTCAGGGCAGGAGGGGCAAGTGACCTCATCGCCTCCGCCAGCCGAGGCATCGTCACTGgagatggcggcgccggcggctgagGCCGGCAAACCACTCGCTGCACGACCACAACAGCAGCCGCCGCAGGAgcaagaaggcggcggcgctcccgaaCAAGCCTCCTCTGTccaagaggaggagaaggacgcggcaccggcggcgagggtgcagGAGGCACGAGAGGAGCCGGCGCGTCGTCGGTGGAGATGGCTCCGGGCCGCCGTGAACCTGCTCTTCCTCCGTCCTCAGCGCAAGGACACAGACGGCGAGGCGAAGCCGCCGGCGCCCAGCGGCAAGCACGCCGTGTCAGGGCTGGAGGATAAGAAGCAGACGACGCCGGCGGAAatgccagcggcggcggacggaaAGCAAGCGCCGCCGTCTGGTCAGGATcaggaggaggagaagccgaAGCCGCCCCATCCCAAGTGGCGAGAGGAAGAACGGCTGGAGCAGATCCTCGAGGGTGCTTTCACGAGGCTTCTTGCGTCGGAgtaccaccagctcagcagcaTCAGGCAGAAATGCCTCCTCACCTTCTCCGTCTTCGAGCTCGCGTCCGAGGTGAAGAAGCAGGTCATGGTCTACTGGTGGGCCTCGCAGTTCAACCTGCAGCACCGGAGTGATGATCGATCAGCTGCAGACGTAGCGCCGCCGGCGGagatgagaagaagcaagacCCTGCGTCGGCGGCCGCGTAAAGCTGCAGCTCCTGCTGCCGGCGGAAACCACTCACcgacgtcgtcgccgccgcaggGTGAAGCCAAAGATGGTGGTCGTAATCCTGACGCGGCAGCGGAGGGCGTCTTCTCCGAGCTCTCCAGTCATGGCTTCCTCGAGCCGATGAAGAACTGGTGCACCAAGGGGATCCATGGCTGCAGGGTGAACCCCCTGGTGCACTGGATGCTGAAGCGCCGGGCGAGAGATGATGGATTCGCCGACTTGGACGCGAACGGCAGCCCGGCGGAAAGGCAACCCAATTCCAGCATCCTTTGCCTGACAGCAGGCAACCGTTACTTGCTACAGAGGATGCGCATGGAAGATGAGTCGCAGCAGGTCGAGAACAAAGAGCAACCCAAGACAAGAACAACCACCTCCTTGCACAGCCCAACCCAAGATAATAAGGCTCCAGCCCAG GACCTAAAAAACTTTAAAGGGAAGCAAGTAATCCTCAATCTGAATGCACATGTGTACCCAGTCTCGAAGTCAATGTTCTTGCACCTTGCAGACTACTTGGTTGTGCTGCAACTCGGCCGGTGGCGTAATCTTGATGACAACACATACATGGAGGTGGACGGCCTTGAGTCATTGAGTACTATTAGCTTACTCAAGAACCTCCGGTACCTTAGTCTACGTGGGTTGTCACGGCTAACGGAGCTCCCTGAAGGGATCCGATGGCTTAAGAAACTTGCAATCCTAGACATGCGTGGTTGCCAAAACCTAGTCAATGTGTCAGCAAAGATCACCAGACCTTTGAAGCAGCTTACCCATTTGGACCTCACTGAGTGCTACATGTTGGAACATATTGAACGAGGAATCACCTCGCTCTCAGAGTTGCAGGTGTTTAAGGGCTTTGTGTTTGCAACTGGAACACAAGGGAGTAAGGCATGCCAGTTGCAGGACCTCAGGAGGTTGAAGAAGCTCCAAAAGCTCACCATTAGCATCACCACTGATGCTAACATAGGGAAGAATGAGATGGCAGAGCTTAAGCATCTGTTTAGCCTTCGTAAACTCACAATCATATGGAGTGAGATACCAAGCATATTACATGGTGACTCAGATGCGGTGAAAAAGAGGCGAAACGATCTTGTTGAGAAATGGACTAGCTTTGAGCTACCACAAGAGCTTTTGAAGCTGGATCTTCGATGCTACCCCAAGAATGAGCTAAAACTCAAAGAGCATAAGAATCTCAAGAAGCTCTATTTAAGAGGTGGAGATTTAAAGAGATTTTCCATTGATGGAAAAACAAACTCCATCAAGACATTGCGTGTGAGATACTTAAAAGACTTTAATATGGAATGGGAAGAAATTCATTCATTATTGAAGGATATTGAAAATGTGGAAATTGTGCTTAAGGATGAAAAGCTTATGAAGGATGCGGATAAGGATCAAATGGATAAGAATGACGTGAATGGTCAAAAGGATATAGAGGAAGAGAGTAACCTTGTGAAGCCAAAAAAGATATCATACTCTTGTTTGGATGAGAATGGGGTATGGGTGAAGGATAATAAGGAAGAGGAGAACCGAAGTTCGATGGCACAAGCTACCAAGGAAAAAGAAGCTCATGGTACCATGGAAAAGAGCAAAG TTTCAGGACCTATTGAAGATCCTAGCACTAAAGCTGCATCAAGCACCGTCGAAGATGTTAATAAGGATGACAATAACAATGCTATAAAAGAACAATAA